In Sedimentibacter sp. MB31-C6, one genomic interval encodes:
- a CDS encoding penicillin-binding transpeptidase domain-containing protein, with translation MKRRVKSSTNLQNKRRMLVFLLCFFLVTVALIIRLGYVQLIKGEEYKKAAMENWARDITINAKRGTIYDARGKKLATSVSSNSVTCIPADVKKGAKSALTESTAEVDDGFLTSILKKINTSFFTEDTSANQIPVNTKTPEETAEILSNILEMNYEEILEKITSNSSYVVLKRWITDEQAQQIRESELSGINIIDDNKRIYPYGNFAPYILGFTNFDQKGSYGVEATYNDYLTGIPGRMVVNTDSYGRELPFGYNQYYESEDGLGVVLTVDEVIQHYAESAAERVKSDYNAKRATILVMDPNNGDILAMASKPDYDPNIPKEPIDEVVKQEWETMSDEELPEAWFDMWRNPAVNDIYEPGSTFKLVTTAIALEENTASLDSTYFCDGYVRQIPNENIKCWRYYNPHGQQTLSEAIQNSCNDALAEIGLDIGKDLFYKYLKSFGFEEQSGIRLNGEALGLVKEPEYMKDVDVVTQAFGQGIAITPIQLATAVCAIANGGELMEPRIVKQLIDEEGNLIENFESKVRRKVISEKTSKMMLQIMRDTAEAGSKQAYRPGYRIGGKTGTAQKVIDGRYVDGKFISSFVGVAPVDDPKAVVLVMVDEPDRSIGYYGSVVAGPVAGDLLENIMKYYDVEPVYTEEELGNVEAQTVVVPNLLGLTIAEASNKLISVGLQSNVTIEVEADRIVKSQFPKAGEKILKNSVVTLILSE, from the coding sequence ATGAAAAGACGTGTAAAAAGCAGTACTAACCTTCAAAACAAAAGAAGAATGTTGGTATTTTTGCTTTGTTTTTTTTTAGTTACAGTTGCATTGATTATAAGGCTAGGATATGTACAACTCATTAAAGGTGAAGAATATAAAAAGGCTGCTATGGAGAATTGGGCTAGAGATATTACCATAAATGCTAAACGTGGTACAATATATGATGCAAGAGGTAAGAAACTGGCAACTAGCGTAAGTTCAAATTCAGTGACATGTATTCCTGCAGATGTAAAAAAGGGAGCAAAATCAGCTTTAACTGAATCTACAGCTGAAGTTGATGACGGATTTCTTACATCGATACTAAAGAAAATAAATACGTCGTTTTTTACTGAAGATACATCAGCAAATCAAATTCCTGTTAATACTAAAACCCCAGAAGAAACAGCTGAAATTTTATCTAACATATTAGAAATGAATTATGAAGAAATTTTAGAAAAAATTACTTCTAATTCTTCATATGTAGTTTTAAAAAGATGGATAACTGATGAACAGGCGCAGCAAATTAGAGAGTCTGAATTAAGCGGAATTAATATAATTGATGATAATAAGCGAATATATCCTTATGGTAATTTTGCACCGTATATATTAGGTTTTACTAATTTTGATCAAAAAGGATCTTATGGAGTAGAAGCTACATATAATGACTATTTAACCGGAATACCTGGTAGAATGGTTGTTAACACAGATTCTTATGGTAGAGAGTTACCTTTTGGCTATAATCAGTATTATGAATCTGAGGATGGTTTAGGTGTTGTACTTACAGTTGATGAAGTTATACAACATTATGCTGAATCTGCTGCAGAAAGGGTTAAATCTGATTATAATGCAAAAAGAGCAACAATTCTAGTAATGGATCCAAATAATGGAGATATCTTAGCAATGGCAAGTAAGCCAGATTATGATCCTAATATTCCTAAAGAACCTATTGATGAAGTAGTGAAACAGGAATGGGAAACTATGTCTGATGAAGAATTACCAGAAGCTTGGTTTGACATGTGGAGAAATCCAGCAGTCAATGATATATATGAGCCTGGTTCAACGTTTAAATTAGTAACTACTGCTATAGCATTAGAAGAAAATACAGCATCGTTAGATTCTACATATTTTTGTGATGGGTATGTTCGTCAAATACCAAATGAAAATATTAAATGTTGGAGATATTATAATCCTCACGGACAACAGACGCTTTCAGAAGCAATTCAAAATTCGTGTAATGATGCCTTGGCTGAGATAGGATTAGATATTGGAAAAGATTTATTTTATAAATATTTAAAATCATTTGGTTTTGAAGAGCAATCAGGTATAAGATTAAACGGAGAAGCACTTGGATTAGTAAAAGAGCCTGAATATATGAAAGACGTTGATGTGGTTACTCAAGCTTTTGGTCAAGGTATAGCTATAACACCAATTCAACTTGCAACTGCAGTATGTGCCATTGCTAATGGTGGAGAGTTAATGGAGCCGAGAATTGTTAAGCAACTTATTGATGAGGAAGGAAATTTAATAGAAAATTTCGAATCCAAAGTAAGAAGAAAAGTAATATCTGAAAAAACATCAAAGATGATGCTTCAAATAATGAGAGATACAGCAGAGGCTGGTTCTAAACAAGCATATAGACCTGGTTATAGAATTGGCGGTAAAACAGGTACTGCTCAAAAAGTAATTGATGGACGTTATGTTGATGGTAAATTTATATCATCGTTTGTTGGAGTTGCACCTGTAGATGATCCAAAGGCAGTTGTTCTTGTTATGGTTGATGAACCTGATAGAAGTATTGGATATTACGGTAGTGTAGTTGCAGGTCCTGTTGCTGGCGATTTACTAGAAAATATAATGAAGTATTATGATGTTGAGCCTGTTTATACGGAGGAAGAACTTGGTAATGTTGAAGCACAAACGGTTGTTGTACCTAATTTATTAGGACTTACAATTGCGGAGGCATCAAATAAGTTAATAAGTGTTGGTTTGCAAAGCAATGTTACTATTGAAGTAGAAGCTGACAGAATAGTTAAGTCCCAATTTCCGAAGGCAGGGGAAAAAATTCTGAAAAATTCTGTTGTAACTTTGATTTTAAGTGAGTAA
- a CDS encoding UDP-N-acetylmuramoyl-L-alanyl-D-glutamate--2,6-diaminopimelate ligase, translated as MDIKVLLNQLDYINYTGKNDVNIKGITYDSRKAEQGDVFVAIHGYTANGHKFICDALKNGASLVICEYIPDNVIEQGNFLIVKSPRESMAIVADVIYNRPSEKVNITGVTGTNGKTSTTYLLKGIYDFLGEKSGIIGTMGTLVDDEKIKTNNTTPEASDVQFYLSRMVESSVTHCFMEVSSHALELNRIDNVSIDVGIFTNLTRDHLDFHKTMENYYQAKKKLFYKTNINNIINVDDSYGNRLYKELISEGVKAISIGIDNPADIKASNLVTTMNGTSFDLNIQGIDKKAHVNTPGKFSVLNSLGAFGAAYALGEKIDDIINALDKIKGVTGRFEILENKLDCIIILDFAHTPDGLQKVMDTINEFAEGRKIVLFGAGGERDLSRRAPMGEIAGKYCDLSILTSDNPRFEDPYDICSEIAKGVEKYDGKFKIIIEREEAIYYAIDNSQSKDVILLAGKSTEPYQDMGVEKVPYDETTIAKRAIKDIERKRGVRN; from the coding sequence ATGGATATTAAAGTTTTACTTAACCAACTAGATTATATAAATTATACAGGAAAAAACGATGTTAATATTAAAGGGATCACATATGATTCGAGAAAAGCAGAGCAAGGCGATGTTTTTGTTGCGATTCATGGCTATACTGCTAATGGTCATAAATTCATATGTGATGCATTGAAAAATGGTGCATCTTTAGTCATATGCGAATACATACCTGATAATGTTATAGAACAAGGTAACTTTCTTATAGTAAAATCGCCTAGAGAATCAATGGCAATAGTTGCAGATGTAATATATAACAGACCATCTGAAAAGGTAAATATAACTGGCGTAACAGGTACAAATGGTAAAACGAGCACGACATATTTATTAAAAGGGATTTATGATTTTCTTGGAGAAAAATCTGGTATAATCGGTACAATGGGTACTTTAGTTGATGATGAGAAAATTAAAACAAATAATACAACACCTGAAGCGTCAGATGTACAATTTTATTTGAGTAGAATGGTTGAAAGTTCGGTTACACATTGCTTCATGGAAGTTTCTTCTCATGCTCTTGAATTGAATAGAATTGATAATGTTTCAATTGATGTTGGGATATTTACTAATCTTACTAGGGATCATCTTGACTTTCACAAAACAATGGAGAATTATTATCAAGCCAAGAAAAAGTTGTTTTATAAAACTAACATTAATAATATTATTAATGTTGATGATTCATATGGAAATAGACTTTATAAGGAACTTATTTCTGAAGGTGTAAAAGCAATATCAATTGGCATTGATAATCCTGCAGATATAAAGGCTTCTAATCTTGTAACAACTATGAATGGAACAAGTTTTGATTTGAATATTCAAGGTATTGACAAAAAGGCTCATGTAAATACTCCAGGGAAATTTAGTGTACTCAATTCTTTAGGAGCTTTTGGCGCTGCATACGCATTAGGAGAGAAAATTGATGATATTATAAATGCATTAGATAAAATTAAAGGAGTAACAGGTCGATTTGAAATTTTAGAAAATAAATTAGATTGTATAATAATTTTAGACTTTGCACATACACCTGATGGGTTACAGAAAGTAATGGACACTATAAATGAATTTGCAGAAGGCAGAAAAATTGTTTTGTTTGGTGCTGGTGGTGAGAGAGATTTATCAAGGAGAGCTCCGATGGGAGAAATCGCTGGTAAATATTGTGATTTAAGTATATTAACTTCAGATAATCCAAGATTTGAAGATCCATATGACATATGTTCAGAAATCGCTAAAGGTGTTGAAAAGTACGATGGAAAATTTAAAATTATAATTGAAAGGGAAGAAGCTATTTATTATGCTATTGACAACTCGCAGAGCAAAGATGTAATATTGTTAGCGGGTAAATCGACAGAACCTTATCAAGATATGGGAGTAGAGAAAGTTCCCTATGATGAAACAACAATTGCCAAGAGAGCAATAAAAGACATTGAAAGAAAACGTGGAGTAAGGAATTAA
- the mraY gene encoding phospho-N-acetylmuramoyl-pentapeptide-transferase produces MQGNEQIIRVIIVSFLIALFLGPVIIPILRRLKVGQSIREEGPKSHYSKSGTPTMGGVIIILAILISIGTSGYYKQEIFAVMFFIMGFGLIGFIDDYIKIVLKRNLGLRAYQKILGQIFFAFLLAYYSKNYSINGTELLIPFTNVEIDLGPLYIPFIVFVVLGTVNAVNLTDGLDGLNTGITLIVMAAFSLIANSLSLRYVDPIYHGISIISAAVSGACLGFLKHNAHPAKVFMGDTGSLALGGAVSAVAVLTNLVLLIPIIGGIYFAEALSVIIQVLHYKRTHRRIFKMAPIHHHFEMSGWKETKVVGAFWIITVILAFIGIYSI; encoded by the coding sequence ATGCAGGGTAACGAACAGATAATCAGAGTAATAATTGTATCTTTCCTAATAGCTTTATTTTTAGGGCCAGTTATTATACCAATTTTAAGGCGTTTAAAAGTAGGACAAAGCATCCGAGAGGAAGGGCCTAAGTCACACTATAGCAAGTCGGGTACACCTACTATGGGAGGTGTCATTATTATCCTTGCGATATTAATATCAATAGGAACAAGTGGCTATTATAAACAAGAAATTTTTGCTGTAATGTTTTTTATTATGGGATTTGGTCTAATTGGTTTTATTGATGATTATATAAAAATTGTATTAAAAAGAAACTTAGGATTGAGAGCATATCAGAAAATTTTAGGTCAAATATTTTTTGCTTTTTTGTTAGCTTATTATAGTAAAAATTATAGTATAAATGGAACAGAACTATTAATACCGTTTACCAATGTAGAAATTGATTTAGGACCTTTGTATATACCTTTTATTGTATTTGTAGTTTTAGGTACAGTTAATGCAGTTAATTTAACTGATGGATTAGATGGCTTAAATACGGGTATTACTCTAATAGTTATGGCAGCATTTAGTTTAATAGCAAATAGTCTTAGTCTTAGATATGTTGACCCTATATATCATGGCATATCTATAATTAGTGCAGCTGTGTCTGGAGCATGTCTTGGTTTTCTAAAACACAATGCTCACCCTGCAAAAGTATTTATGGGAGACACAGGTTCTTTAGCATTGGGAGGGGCAGTTTCAGCAGTTGCAGTATTAACTAATTTAGTTCTTCTAATTCCAATTATAGGAGGCATATATTTTGCCGAAGCATTATCTGTAATAATACAGGTTTTACATTATAAGAGAACTCATAGAAGAATCTTTAAGATGGCGCCTATTCATCATCACTTTGAAATGAGTGGTTGGAAGGAAACAAAAGTAGTTGGAGCTTTTTGGATTATAACAGTAATATTGGCTTTCATAGGAATTTATTCAATATAA
- the murD gene encoding UDP-N-acetylmuramoyl-L-alanine--D-glutamate ligase, giving the protein MFNNKKILVIGLGVSGISCVKGLSTLGAEIYVYDESPKEKNINKLKELEKIKATYYFGSHRDNINFDLIDLAIKSPGIKYETSIIKKLLHMNIKVISDLEAAYLITKATIISITGTNGKTTTTTLIGEIVKKGGISCKLTGNIGSGIFNDALNSTEEEVLVAEVSSFQLAGTNEYKPHISVTTNITPDHLDYHQTMDNYIEAKFKNVCNQGKDDYAILNYEDRIIREYSNKINAKKIFFSTERILDEGIFIDEGKVFYKDKLNTKFVFNVADIFIPGKHNVENALAATGAALALKIEPEIIAKVLEEFKGVEHRLEFCGEYNGVKFYNDSKGTNPDASIKAVEGIEKPIILIAGGYDKKSTYDDFIKSFDEKVKALILLGQTADDIERCAKKYDFHNIYKVLNMDEAVKKSFELSGIGDNVVLSPACASWGMYPNYEVRGKDFKERVKYYGGINTQS; this is encoded by the coding sequence ATGTTTAATAATAAAAAAATCCTCGTAATAGGACTTGGTGTTTCAGGAATATCTTGCGTAAAGGGATTAAGTACTCTTGGGGCAGAAATTTATGTATATGATGAATCACCAAAGGAAAAGAATATAAACAAGTTAAAGGAACTAGAGAAAATCAAAGCAACATATTATTTTGGTAGCCATCGTGATAATATTAATTTTGATTTAATTGATTTGGCTATAAAAAGCCCTGGTATTAAATATGAAACATCTATTATTAAAAAACTTTTACATATGAATATAAAAGTAATAAGTGATTTAGAAGCTGCATATTTAATAACTAAAGCTACGATAATTTCTATAACAGGTACAAATGGTAAAACTACAACTACTACACTAATTGGTGAAATAGTCAAGAAAGGTGGCATTAGCTGTAAACTTACTGGTAATATAGGCTCTGGAATATTTAATGATGCATTAAACTCGACTGAGGAAGAGGTTCTTGTTGCAGAAGTTAGTAGTTTTCAGTTAGCAGGTACGAATGAATATAAACCTCATATTAGTGTAACTACAAATATTACTCCAGATCATTTGGATTATCATCAAACAATGGATAATTATATAGAAGCAAAATTCAAAAATGTTTGCAATCAAGGAAAAGATGATTATGCAATATTAAACTATGAAGATAGAATTATAAGAGAATACAGTAATAAAATTAATGCTAAGAAAATATTTTTTAGTACTGAAAGAATTTTAGATGAAGGTATATTTATTGATGAGGGCAAAGTTTTTTATAAAGATAAATTAAATACTAAATTTGTTTTTAATGTAGCCGATATATTTATACCTGGAAAGCATAATGTAGAAAACGCCTTAGCAGCTACTGGCGCTGCATTAGCATTGAAAATAGAACCAGAAATAATTGCTAAAGTATTAGAGGAATTCAAAGGTGTTGAACATCGTTTAGAATTTTGTGGAGAATATAATGGTGTTAAATTTTATAATGATTCTAAAGGAACTAATCCTGATGCATCTATTAAAGCTGTAGAAGGTATTGAAAAACCTATAATATTAATAGCTGGAGGCTATGATAAAAAATCAACATATGATGATTTTATAAAATCTTTCGATGAAAAGGTAAAAGCTTTAATACTATTAGGTCAAACAGCAGACGATATCGAGAGATGTGCAAAAAAATATGATTTTCATAATATTTATAAAGTACTAAATATGGATGAAGCAGTAAAAAAATCTTTTGAATTAAGCGGTATTGGAGATAATGTTGTTCTTTCACCTGCTTGTGCAAGTTGGGGAATGTATCCTAACTATGAAGTAAGAGGGAAAGATTTTAAGGAAAGGGTAAAATATTATGGAGGAATCAATACGCAAAGTTAA
- the ftsW gene encoding putative lipid II flippase FtsW, whose protein sequence is MEESIRKVKKKTIDWLLVFVILILVLFGFLMVYSSSYPDGYYKFDGDPFYFLRKQVFAAIIGFAGMIFITYIPFKVYAKLNKIILMTCIGFALLTVIIGVASNGAQRWISIAGINFQPSEIIKIGGVLYMADYFDRNRKNIGSFSKGFIPSMLGILLFCGLIAIQDDLSTAIILGGTLLVMFFCAGAKISHLTLLVLCGIGGVVLLIAMQPYRINRIIVFFDPFKYIQDEGWQIVQSLFALGTGGLFGMGIGKSRQKFFYLPEPYNDFIFSIIGEELGFIGCVGVILAFVIFAWRGLRISMNTENFFGSQVALGMTSLVLVQFMIHIAVTTSSMPPTGRALPFISAGGSSLMFLLFSMGILLNISKHSNTYRN, encoded by the coding sequence ATGGAGGAATCAATACGCAAAGTTAAGAAAAAAACCATCGATTGGTTACTAGTTTTTGTAATATTAATATTAGTACTTTTCGGTTTTTTAATGGTTTACAGTTCTAGTTATCCAGATGGTTATTATAAATTTGATGGAGATCCTTTTTATTTCCTTAGAAAACAGGTTTTTGCAGCTATAATAGGGTTCGCTGGGATGATATTCATTACATATATACCATTCAAAGTGTATGCAAAACTTAATAAAATTATATTGATGACATGTATTGGATTTGCTTTATTAACTGTTATTATTGGAGTAGCATCTAATGGAGCTCAAAGGTGGATAAGTATTGCTGGTATAAATTTTCAGCCATCTGAAATAATTAAAATTGGTGGAGTTTTATATATGGCTGACTATTTTGATAGAAATAGAAAAAACATAGGATCTTTTTCAAAAGGTTTTATTCCATCGATGCTTGGGATATTATTATTCTGCGGTCTAATTGCAATACAGGATGACTTAAGCACTGCAATTATATTAGGAGGAACTCTTCTTGTAATGTTTTTTTGTGCAGGTGCTAAAATATCACATTTAACATTATTAGTTTTATGTGGTATTGGAGGAGTGGTGCTTTTGATTGCAATGCAACCGTATAGGATAAATAGAATTATAGTGTTTTTTGATCCTTTTAAATATATTCAGGATGAAGGTTGGCAAATAGTTCAGTCTCTTTTCGCATTAGGAACTGGAGGTCTTTTTGGAATGGGTATAGGTAAAAGTAGACAAAAGTTTTTTTATTTACCAGAGCCATATAATGATTTTATATTTTCTATTATAGGTGAAGAATTAGGATTTATTGGATGTGTCGGAGTTATATTAGCTTTTGTAATATTTGCATGGAGAGGTCTTAGAATTTCTATGAATACAGAAAACTTTTTCGGAAGTCAAGTTGCATTAGGTATGACATCTTTGGTCTTAGTCCAATTTATGATACATATCGCTGTAACTACATCCTCTATGCCACCAACTGGAAGGGCTCTGCCTTTTATTAGTGCTGGAGGTTCTTCGTTGATGTTTTTACTGTTTTCCATGGGTATTTTATTAAATATTTCAAAACATTCAAATACATACAGAAATTGA
- the murG gene encoding undecaprenyldiphospho-muramoylpentapeptide beta-N-acetylglucosaminyltransferase: MRVLITGGGTGGHINPALAIAQKVRSADSSNKVLYVGTKNGLESDLVPKEGFEFKGVTARYLRRKISFENVKTLFASLKGVIEAGKIIKEFKPDIVIGTGGYVCGPVVLAASLKNVPTMLHEQNVFPGITNKMLSKFVDVIGISFKEAEKYFPDGVKGKLVLVGNPVRKEILTTDRRKSRTKYNLKLDDIFIYSFGGSGGQISLNEAIIDVIKKINGNSNIKILHVTGKRLYNDFIEQIEKIDINTCENIDIRDYMYEAPTALAASDIVIGSAGAITIAEITALGVPSILIPKTYTAENHQEFNARALEKEGAAKVILEKDLNGEELIKAIYDIINDKNTLKTMSLNSKKLGSVNVEDKIYEIMKSILNYSQK, from the coding sequence ATGAGAGTATTGATTACAGGAGGAGGAACTGGTGGACATATAAATCCAGCTTTGGCAATAGCACAGAAAGTCAGGTCTGCAGATTCTTCAAATAAAGTTTTATATGTAGGAACTAAAAATGGTTTGGAAAGTGATTTAGTTCCAAAAGAAGGTTTTGAATTTAAAGGTGTTACGGCTAGGTATTTAAGACGAAAAATCAGCTTTGAAAATGTTAAGACCTTGTTTGCTTCATTAAAGGGTGTTATAGAAGCAGGTAAAATAATTAAAGAATTTAAGCCTGATATTGTAATAGGAACTGGCGGTTATGTATGTGGTCCAGTTGTCCTTGCTGCTTCTTTAAAAAATGTACCCACAATGCTACATGAGCAAAATGTGTTTCCTGGTATAACTAATAAAATGTTATCTAAGTTTGTTGATGTTATTGGAATTAGTTTTAAAGAAGCTGAAAAATATTTTCCAGATGGTGTTAAAGGTAAACTTGTTTTAGTTGGAAATCCTGTCAGAAAGGAAATTTTGACTACTGATAGGAGAAAGTCAAGAACTAAGTATAATTTAAAGCTAGACGATATTTTTATATATTCTTTTGGTGGTAGTGGTGGCCAGATAAGTTTAAACGAAGCTATAATAGATGTAATAAAAAAAATTAATGGGAACAGTAATATTAAAATTCTACATGTAACAGGCAAAAGATTATATAATGATTTTATTGAGCAAATTGAAAAAATAGATATTAATACTTGCGAGAATATTGATATTAGAGATTATATGTATGAAGCGCCAACTGCCCTAGCTGCATCTGATATTGTTATTGGTAGCGCCGGGGCAATAACAATTGCTGAAATTACTGCATTGGGAGTTCCTTCTATCTTAATACCTAAAACTTATACTGCTGAAAATCATCAAGAATTTAATGCTAGAGCTCTAGAAAAGGAAGGTGCTGCCAAAGTAATATTAGAAAAAGATTTAAATGGCGAGGAGCTCATAAAAGCAATTTACGATATTATTAATGATAAAAATACTTTAAAAACAATGTCTTTAAATTCTAAAAAACTTGGTTCTGTTAATGTAGAGGATAAAATTTACGAAATAATGAAGAGTATTCTTAACTATAGCCAGAAGTAA
- the murA gene encoding UDP-N-acetylglucosamine 1-carboxyvinyltransferase, which yields MESFIIEGRKNLEGIVDIGGSKNAALPILASTVISGREYIIENIPDIEDVRDMFEILTIMGCKIQFDNGIALIDTRNITTHAVPEKQVRKIRSSIILMGAVLLRTGKVEITYPGGCEIGLRPIDLHLKGLKKLGVELLEKNGLLVGSVKEPLGCEIQLDYPSVGATENIMLFAVGISGKTVIYNSAKEPEIVDLQNFLNACGYSVSGAGTGTITIEGNTNQVTETVEYKIISDRIEAGTYLSAAASMKSKIYIRNIEKTHFKSITSVYEDAGCEIRETHGTIVVSNNSRLNAIEKVTTQPYPGFPTDMQAQFMASMSVANGTTIIEETVFDSRFKHVPELQKMGADITTVGRVAVIDGVPRLHGAEVYAKDLRGGAALVIAALGAEGITKVNNIYHLNRGYEKFMEKLRNLGVIITTID from the coding sequence ATGGAAAGCTTTATTATAGAAGGAAGAAAAAACTTAGAAGGTATAGTAGATATAGGTGGATCTAAAAATGCAGCTCTTCCGATTTTAGCAAGTACGGTAATTAGCGGCAGAGAATATATTATTGAAAATATACCTGATATTGAAGATGTAAGAGATATGTTTGAAATACTTACAATTATGGGTTGTAAAATTCAATTTGATAATGGCATTGCTTTAATAGACACAAGGAATATTACTACTCATGCTGTACCGGAAAAGCAAGTAAGAAAAATAAGGTCTTCTATAATTTTAATGGGAGCAGTCCTTCTAAGAACAGGCAAAGTGGAAATCACTTATCCTGGAGGCTGTGAAATTGGTTTAAGACCAATAGACTTACACCTTAAAGGTTTAAAGAAGTTAGGTGTTGAATTGTTAGAAAAAAATGGTCTTTTAGTAGGATCTGTAAAGGAACCATTAGGTTGTGAAATTCAATTAGATTATCCAAGTGTAGGGGCAACAGAAAATATTATGTTGTTTGCTGTTGGCATATCAGGGAAAACAGTTATTTATAATTCAGCAAAAGAGCCTGAAATTGTTGACTTGCAGAATTTTTTAAATGCTTGTGGTTATTCAGTGAGTGGAGCTGGTACTGGTACAATTACTATTGAAGGAAATACTAATCAAGTTACAGAAACTGTAGAATATAAGATAATTTCTGATCGTATTGAGGCAGGAACATATTTAAGTGCAGCAGCATCAATGAAGAGTAAAATTTACATAAGGAATATTGAAAAAACTCATTTTAAATCTATAACATCAGTATATGAAGATGCAGGTTGTGAAATACGAGAAACTCATGGAACTATAGTTGTTAGTAATAATAGTCGCTTAAATGCAATAGAAAAAGTTACAACTCAACCATATCCAGGATTTCCTACAGATATGCAGGCACAATTTATGGCTTCAATGTCTGTAGCTAATGGAACGACAATTATTGAGGAAACTGTATTTGATAGCAGATTTAAGCATGTGCCAGAATTGCAAAAAATGGGTGCTGATATTACTACAGTAGGTAGGGTAGCTGTTATTGATGGAGTACCAAGGCTTCATGGTGCTGAAGTATATGCTAAGGATTTAAGAGGTGGTGCAGCATTAGTTATAGCAGCTTTAGGAGCAGAAGGAATTACAAAGGTTAATAATATATATCATCTAAATAGAGGATATGAGAAATTTATGGAAAAGTTAAGAAATTTAGGGGTAATTATAACTACGATAGATTGA